A window from Triticum aestivum cultivar Chinese Spring chromosome 6D, IWGSC CS RefSeq v2.1, whole genome shotgun sequence encodes these proteins:
- the LOC123144154 gene encoding pentatricopeptide repeat-containing protein At2g35130 isoform X4: MTAGPRWRICACGNIQQGTSSLHDAEANSSRYGERKNRKHPGAYIDKDGEARTFDRKKISRKRGGAMRGRGWKYGSGFVDGVFPVLSPMAQDILELVQKGTDTAKVWQALDNVPPTHALWDDVLNVAVQLRLSRQWDPIISVCEWIVHRSSFRPDVVCYNLLIDAYGRTRRLGKAEAMYAALLEARCVPTEDTYALLLRAYCAAGSLHRAEGVISEMREHGIPPSATVYNAYLDGLLKARCAEKAVEVYQRMKRERCRTNTETYTLMINVYGKVYGWQSKQPMSAMKVFKEMQSLGCKANICTYTALVNAFAREGLCEKAEEVFEEMQQAGHEPDVYAYNALMEAYSRAGFPQAAAEIFSLMQHMGCEPDRASYNILVDAYGRSGLHREAEAVFESLKRQGMAPTMKSHMLLLAAHARSGNVARCEEVMAQLHKSGLAPDTFALNAMLNAYGRAGRLDDMERLLAAMERRGTRDVGTYNVAVNAYGRAGYLERMEAAFASLEGRGLAADVVTWTSRMGAYSRKKEYRRCLEIFEEMVDAGCYPDAGTAKVLVAACSDERQVEQVTAIVRSMHKEAKTLFTI, translated from the exons ATGACCGCCGGACCAAGATGGCGCATCTGCGCCTGCGGGAACATTCAGCAAGGAACTTCTTCCCTGCACGACGCCGAGGCGAATTCCTCTAGATACGGCGAAAGGAAGAACCGGAAACACCCGGGCGCCTACATTGACAAAGATGGCGAAGCGCGGACCTTCGACCGGAAGAAAATATCGCGGAAAAGAG GGGGTGCGATGAGAGGCCGCGGTTGGAAGTACGGCTCCGGGTTCGTGGACGGCGTGTTCCCCGTGCTCAGCCCCATGGCGCAGGACATCCTGGAGCTCGTTCAGAAGGGGACGGACACCGCCAAGGTCTGGCAGGCACTGGACAACGTCCCTCCCACGCACGCCCTGTGGGACGACGTCCTCAACGTCGCCGTCCAGCTCCGCCTGAGCCGGCAGTGGGATCCCATCATATCA GTCTGCGAGTGGATCGTGCACCGGAGCTCCTTCCGCCCGGACGTCGTCTGCTACAACCTGCTCATCGACGCGTACGGCAGGACGCGGCGGCTGGGCAAGGCGGAGGCCATgtacgcggcgctgctggaggccCGGTGCGTgccgacggaggacacctacgccCTCCTCCTGCGCGCCTACTGCGCCGCCGGGTCGCTGCACCGGGCCGAGGGCGTCATCTCCGAGATGCGGGAGCACGGGATCCCTCCGA GTGCGACGGTGTACAATGCCTACCTCGACGGGCTGCTGAAGGCGAGGTGCGCCGAGAAGGCGGTGGAGGTGTACCAGAGGATGAAGCGAGAGCGGTGCCGGACCAACACGGAGACGTACACCCTCATGATCAACGTCTACGGCAAG GTGTATGGATGGCAGTCGAAGCAGccgatgtcggcgatgaaggtgttCAAGGAGATGCAGTCGCTGGGGTGCAAGGCCAACATCTGCACCTACACGGCGCTGGTGAACGCGTTCGCCAGGGAAGGGCTGTGCGAGAAGGCCGAGGAGGTGTTCGAGGAGATGCAGCAGGCCGGCCACGAGCCCGACGTCTACGCCTACAACGCCCTCATGGAGGCCTACAGCCGCGCAGGGTTTCCGCAGGCCGCCGCGGAGATCTTCTCCCTGATGCAGCACATGGGGTGCGAGCCCGACAGAGCTTCCTACAACATCCTGGTGGACGCCTACGGGAGATCCGGCCTCCACCGAG AGGCGGAGGCCGTGTTCGAGTCGCTGAAGCGGCAGGGGATGGCGCCGACGATGAAGTCGCAcatgctgctgctggcggcgcacGCCAGGTCCGGCAACGTGGCGCGGTGCGAGGAGGTGATGGCGCAGCTGCACAAGTCCGGCCTCGCCCCGGACACCTTCGCGCTCAACGCCATGCTCAACGCCTACGGCCGCGCCGGCCGCCTCGACGACATGGAGCGGCTCCTCGCCGCCATGGAGCGCCGGGGGACGCGCGACGTGGGCACGTACAACGTGGCCGTCAACGCCTACGGCCGCGCCGGGTACCTGGAGAGGATGGAGGCGGCGTTCGCGTCGCTGGAGGGGAGGGGCCTCGCCGCCGACGTGGTCACGTGGACGTCCCGCATGGGCGCCTACTCCAGGAAGAAGGAGTACCGGAGGTGCCTGGAGATCTTCGAGGAGATGGTGGACGCCGGGTGCTACCCGGACGCCGGGACCGCCAAGGTGCtcgtcgccgcctgctccgacgAGCGGCAGGTGGAGCAGGTCACGGCCATCGTCAGGTCCATGCACAAGGAGGCCAAAACCTTGTTCACCATATGA
- the LOC123144154 gene encoding pentatricopeptide repeat-containing protein At2g35130 isoform X1: MTVHSAVTIQMQKLRIQAPLHYHPMTAGPRWRICACGNIQQGTSSLHDAEANSSRYGERKNRKHPGAYIDKDGEARTFDRKKISRKRGGAMRGRGWKYGSGFVDGVFPVLSPMAQDILELVQKGTDTAKVWQALDNVPPTHALWDDVLNVAVQLRLSRQWDPIISVCEWIVHRSSFRPDVVCYNLLIDAYGRTRRLGKAEAMYAALLEARCVPTEDTYALLLRAYCAAGSLHRAEGVISEMREHGIPPSATVYNAYLDGLLKARCAEKAVEVYQRMKRERCRTNTETYTLMINVYGKVYGWQSKQPMSAMKVFKEMQSLGCKANICTYTALVNAFAREGLCEKAEEVFEEMQQAGHEPDVYAYNALMEAYSRAGFPQAAAEIFSLMQHMGCEPDRASYNILVDAYGRSGLHREAEAVFESLKRQGMAPTMKSHMLLLAAHARSGNVARCEEVMAQLHKSGLAPDTFALNAMLNAYGRAGRLDDMERLLAAMERRGTRDVGTYNVAVNAYGRAGYLERMEAAFASLEGRGLAADVVTWTSRMGAYSRKKEYRRCLEIFEEMVDAGCYPDAGTAKVLVAACSDERQVEQVTAIVRSMHKEAKTLFTI, from the exons ATGACAGTTCATTCAGCAGTAACCATTCAAATGCAAAA GTTGAGGATACAGGCTCCGTTGCATTATCATCCGATGACCGCCGGACCAAGATGGCGCATCTGCGCCTGCGGGAACATTCAGCAAGGAACTTCTTCCCTGCACGACGCCGAGGCGAATTCCTCTAGATACGGCGAAAGGAAGAACCGGAAACACCCGGGCGCCTACATTGACAAAGATGGCGAAGCGCGGACCTTCGACCGGAAGAAAATATCGCGGAAAAGAG GGGGTGCGATGAGAGGCCGCGGTTGGAAGTACGGCTCCGGGTTCGTGGACGGCGTGTTCCCCGTGCTCAGCCCCATGGCGCAGGACATCCTGGAGCTCGTTCAGAAGGGGACGGACACCGCCAAGGTCTGGCAGGCACTGGACAACGTCCCTCCCACGCACGCCCTGTGGGACGACGTCCTCAACGTCGCCGTCCAGCTCCGCCTGAGCCGGCAGTGGGATCCCATCATATCA GTCTGCGAGTGGATCGTGCACCGGAGCTCCTTCCGCCCGGACGTCGTCTGCTACAACCTGCTCATCGACGCGTACGGCAGGACGCGGCGGCTGGGCAAGGCGGAGGCCATgtacgcggcgctgctggaggccCGGTGCGTgccgacggaggacacctacgccCTCCTCCTGCGCGCCTACTGCGCCGCCGGGTCGCTGCACCGGGCCGAGGGCGTCATCTCCGAGATGCGGGAGCACGGGATCCCTCCGA GTGCGACGGTGTACAATGCCTACCTCGACGGGCTGCTGAAGGCGAGGTGCGCCGAGAAGGCGGTGGAGGTGTACCAGAGGATGAAGCGAGAGCGGTGCCGGACCAACACGGAGACGTACACCCTCATGATCAACGTCTACGGCAAG GTGTATGGATGGCAGTCGAAGCAGccgatgtcggcgatgaaggtgttCAAGGAGATGCAGTCGCTGGGGTGCAAGGCCAACATCTGCACCTACACGGCGCTGGTGAACGCGTTCGCCAGGGAAGGGCTGTGCGAGAAGGCCGAGGAGGTGTTCGAGGAGATGCAGCAGGCCGGCCACGAGCCCGACGTCTACGCCTACAACGCCCTCATGGAGGCCTACAGCCGCGCAGGGTTTCCGCAGGCCGCCGCGGAGATCTTCTCCCTGATGCAGCACATGGGGTGCGAGCCCGACAGAGCTTCCTACAACATCCTGGTGGACGCCTACGGGAGATCCGGCCTCCACCGAG AGGCGGAGGCCGTGTTCGAGTCGCTGAAGCGGCAGGGGATGGCGCCGACGATGAAGTCGCAcatgctgctgctggcggcgcacGCCAGGTCCGGCAACGTGGCGCGGTGCGAGGAGGTGATGGCGCAGCTGCACAAGTCCGGCCTCGCCCCGGACACCTTCGCGCTCAACGCCATGCTCAACGCCTACGGCCGCGCCGGCCGCCTCGACGACATGGAGCGGCTCCTCGCCGCCATGGAGCGCCGGGGGACGCGCGACGTGGGCACGTACAACGTGGCCGTCAACGCCTACGGCCGCGCCGGGTACCTGGAGAGGATGGAGGCGGCGTTCGCGTCGCTGGAGGGGAGGGGCCTCGCCGCCGACGTGGTCACGTGGACGTCCCGCATGGGCGCCTACTCCAGGAAGAAGGAGTACCGGAGGTGCCTGGAGATCTTCGAGGAGATGGTGGACGCCGGGTGCTACCCGGACGCCGGGACCGCCAAGGTGCtcgtcgccgcctgctccgacgAGCGGCAGGTGGAGCAGGTCACGGCCATCGTCAGGTCCATGCACAAGGAGGCCAAAACCTTGTTCACCATATGA
- the LOC123144154 gene encoding pentatricopeptide repeat-containing protein At2g35130 isoform X3 codes for MLRIQAPLHYHPMTAGPRWRICACGNIQQGTSSLHDAEANSSRYGERKNRKHPGAYIDKDGEARTFDRKKISRKRGGAMRGRGWKYGSGFVDGVFPVLSPMAQDILELVQKGTDTAKVWQALDNVPPTHALWDDVLNVAVQLRLSRQWDPIISVCEWIVHRSSFRPDVVCYNLLIDAYGRTRRLGKAEAMYAALLEARCVPTEDTYALLLRAYCAAGSLHRAEGVISEMREHGIPPSATVYNAYLDGLLKARCAEKAVEVYQRMKRERCRTNTETYTLMINVYGKVYGWQSKQPMSAMKVFKEMQSLGCKANICTYTALVNAFAREGLCEKAEEVFEEMQQAGHEPDVYAYNALMEAYSRAGFPQAAAEIFSLMQHMGCEPDRASYNILVDAYGRSGLHREAEAVFESLKRQGMAPTMKSHMLLLAAHARSGNVARCEEVMAQLHKSGLAPDTFALNAMLNAYGRAGRLDDMERLLAAMERRGTRDVGTYNVAVNAYGRAGYLERMEAAFASLEGRGLAADVVTWTSRMGAYSRKKEYRRCLEIFEEMVDAGCYPDAGTAKVLVAACSDERQVEQVTAIVRSMHKEAKTLFTI; via the exons AT GTTGAGGATACAGGCTCCGTTGCATTATCATCCGATGACCGCCGGACCAAGATGGCGCATCTGCGCCTGCGGGAACATTCAGCAAGGAACTTCTTCCCTGCACGACGCCGAGGCGAATTCCTCTAGATACGGCGAAAGGAAGAACCGGAAACACCCGGGCGCCTACATTGACAAAGATGGCGAAGCGCGGACCTTCGACCGGAAGAAAATATCGCGGAAAAGAG GGGGTGCGATGAGAGGCCGCGGTTGGAAGTACGGCTCCGGGTTCGTGGACGGCGTGTTCCCCGTGCTCAGCCCCATGGCGCAGGACATCCTGGAGCTCGTTCAGAAGGGGACGGACACCGCCAAGGTCTGGCAGGCACTGGACAACGTCCCTCCCACGCACGCCCTGTGGGACGACGTCCTCAACGTCGCCGTCCAGCTCCGCCTGAGCCGGCAGTGGGATCCCATCATATCA GTCTGCGAGTGGATCGTGCACCGGAGCTCCTTCCGCCCGGACGTCGTCTGCTACAACCTGCTCATCGACGCGTACGGCAGGACGCGGCGGCTGGGCAAGGCGGAGGCCATgtacgcggcgctgctggaggccCGGTGCGTgccgacggaggacacctacgccCTCCTCCTGCGCGCCTACTGCGCCGCCGGGTCGCTGCACCGGGCCGAGGGCGTCATCTCCGAGATGCGGGAGCACGGGATCCCTCCGA GTGCGACGGTGTACAATGCCTACCTCGACGGGCTGCTGAAGGCGAGGTGCGCCGAGAAGGCGGTGGAGGTGTACCAGAGGATGAAGCGAGAGCGGTGCCGGACCAACACGGAGACGTACACCCTCATGATCAACGTCTACGGCAAG GTGTATGGATGGCAGTCGAAGCAGccgatgtcggcgatgaaggtgttCAAGGAGATGCAGTCGCTGGGGTGCAAGGCCAACATCTGCACCTACACGGCGCTGGTGAACGCGTTCGCCAGGGAAGGGCTGTGCGAGAAGGCCGAGGAGGTGTTCGAGGAGATGCAGCAGGCCGGCCACGAGCCCGACGTCTACGCCTACAACGCCCTCATGGAGGCCTACAGCCGCGCAGGGTTTCCGCAGGCCGCCGCGGAGATCTTCTCCCTGATGCAGCACATGGGGTGCGAGCCCGACAGAGCTTCCTACAACATCCTGGTGGACGCCTACGGGAGATCCGGCCTCCACCGAG AGGCGGAGGCCGTGTTCGAGTCGCTGAAGCGGCAGGGGATGGCGCCGACGATGAAGTCGCAcatgctgctgctggcggcgcacGCCAGGTCCGGCAACGTGGCGCGGTGCGAGGAGGTGATGGCGCAGCTGCACAAGTCCGGCCTCGCCCCGGACACCTTCGCGCTCAACGCCATGCTCAACGCCTACGGCCGCGCCGGCCGCCTCGACGACATGGAGCGGCTCCTCGCCGCCATGGAGCGCCGGGGGACGCGCGACGTGGGCACGTACAACGTGGCCGTCAACGCCTACGGCCGCGCCGGGTACCTGGAGAGGATGGAGGCGGCGTTCGCGTCGCTGGAGGGGAGGGGCCTCGCCGCCGACGTGGTCACGTGGACGTCCCGCATGGGCGCCTACTCCAGGAAGAAGGAGTACCGGAGGTGCCTGGAGATCTTCGAGGAGATGGTGGACGCCGGGTGCTACCCGGACGCCGGGACCGCCAAGGTGCtcgtcgccgcctgctccgacgAGCGGCAGGTGGAGCAGGTCACGGCCATCGTCAGGTCCATGCACAAGGAGGCCAAAACCTTGTTCACCATATGA
- the LOC123144154 gene encoding pentatricopeptide repeat-containing protein At2g35130 isoform X2, with product MTVHSAVTIQMQKLRIQAPLHYHPMTAGPRWRICACGNIQQGTSSLHDAEANSSRYGERKNRKHPGAYIDKDGEARTFDRKKISRKRGGAMRGRGWKYGSGFVDGVFPVLSPMAQDILELVQKGTDTAKVWQALDNVPPTHALWDDVLNVAVQLRLSRQWDPIISVCEWIVHRSSFRPDVVCYNLLIDAYGRTRRLGKAEAMYAALLEARCVPTEDTYALLLRAYCAAGSLHRAEGVISEMREHGIPPSATVYNAYLDGLLKARCAEKAVEVYQRMKRERCRTNTETYTLMINVYGKSKQPMSAMKVFKEMQSLGCKANICTYTALVNAFAREGLCEKAEEVFEEMQQAGHEPDVYAYNALMEAYSRAGFPQAAAEIFSLMQHMGCEPDRASYNILVDAYGRSGLHREAEAVFESLKRQGMAPTMKSHMLLLAAHARSGNVARCEEVMAQLHKSGLAPDTFALNAMLNAYGRAGRLDDMERLLAAMERRGTRDVGTYNVAVNAYGRAGYLERMEAAFASLEGRGLAADVVTWTSRMGAYSRKKEYRRCLEIFEEMVDAGCYPDAGTAKVLVAACSDERQVEQVTAIVRSMHKEAKTLFTI from the exons ATGACAGTTCATTCAGCAGTAACCATTCAAATGCAAAA GTTGAGGATACAGGCTCCGTTGCATTATCATCCGATGACCGCCGGACCAAGATGGCGCATCTGCGCCTGCGGGAACATTCAGCAAGGAACTTCTTCCCTGCACGACGCCGAGGCGAATTCCTCTAGATACGGCGAAAGGAAGAACCGGAAACACCCGGGCGCCTACATTGACAAAGATGGCGAAGCGCGGACCTTCGACCGGAAGAAAATATCGCGGAAAAGAG GGGGTGCGATGAGAGGCCGCGGTTGGAAGTACGGCTCCGGGTTCGTGGACGGCGTGTTCCCCGTGCTCAGCCCCATGGCGCAGGACATCCTGGAGCTCGTTCAGAAGGGGACGGACACCGCCAAGGTCTGGCAGGCACTGGACAACGTCCCTCCCACGCACGCCCTGTGGGACGACGTCCTCAACGTCGCCGTCCAGCTCCGCCTGAGCCGGCAGTGGGATCCCATCATATCA GTCTGCGAGTGGATCGTGCACCGGAGCTCCTTCCGCCCGGACGTCGTCTGCTACAACCTGCTCATCGACGCGTACGGCAGGACGCGGCGGCTGGGCAAGGCGGAGGCCATgtacgcggcgctgctggaggccCGGTGCGTgccgacggaggacacctacgccCTCCTCCTGCGCGCCTACTGCGCCGCCGGGTCGCTGCACCGGGCCGAGGGCGTCATCTCCGAGATGCGGGAGCACGGGATCCCTCCGA GTGCGACGGTGTACAATGCCTACCTCGACGGGCTGCTGAAGGCGAGGTGCGCCGAGAAGGCGGTGGAGGTGTACCAGAGGATGAAGCGAGAGCGGTGCCGGACCAACACGGAGACGTACACCCTCATGATCAACGTCTACGGCAAG TCGAAGCAGccgatgtcggcgatgaaggtgttCAAGGAGATGCAGTCGCTGGGGTGCAAGGCCAACATCTGCACCTACACGGCGCTGGTGAACGCGTTCGCCAGGGAAGGGCTGTGCGAGAAGGCCGAGGAGGTGTTCGAGGAGATGCAGCAGGCCGGCCACGAGCCCGACGTCTACGCCTACAACGCCCTCATGGAGGCCTACAGCCGCGCAGGGTTTCCGCAGGCCGCCGCGGAGATCTTCTCCCTGATGCAGCACATGGGGTGCGAGCCCGACAGAGCTTCCTACAACATCCTGGTGGACGCCTACGGGAGATCCGGCCTCCACCGAG AGGCGGAGGCCGTGTTCGAGTCGCTGAAGCGGCAGGGGATGGCGCCGACGATGAAGTCGCAcatgctgctgctggcggcgcacGCCAGGTCCGGCAACGTGGCGCGGTGCGAGGAGGTGATGGCGCAGCTGCACAAGTCCGGCCTCGCCCCGGACACCTTCGCGCTCAACGCCATGCTCAACGCCTACGGCCGCGCCGGCCGCCTCGACGACATGGAGCGGCTCCTCGCCGCCATGGAGCGCCGGGGGACGCGCGACGTGGGCACGTACAACGTGGCCGTCAACGCCTACGGCCGCGCCGGGTACCTGGAGAGGATGGAGGCGGCGTTCGCGTCGCTGGAGGGGAGGGGCCTCGCCGCCGACGTGGTCACGTGGACGTCCCGCATGGGCGCCTACTCCAGGAAGAAGGAGTACCGGAGGTGCCTGGAGATCTTCGAGGAGATGGTGGACGCCGGGTGCTACCCGGACGCCGGGACCGCCAAGGTGCtcgtcgccgcctgctccgacgAGCGGCAGGTGGAGCAGGTCACGGCCATCGTCAGGTCCATGCACAAGGAGGCCAAAACCTTGTTCACCATATGA
- the LOC123144153 gene encoding glycine cleavage system H protein 2, mitochondrial has protein sequence MAMAASRSLWASRAASYLKISAFPRAFSTVLKDLKYAETHEWVKVDGDSATVGITDHAQDHLGDVVYVELPEVGASVSQGTNFGAVESVKATSDINSPVSGEVIAVNDELLEKPALVNGDPYEGGWIIKVKVSDAGELNSLMDDKKYSKFCEEEDSKH, from the exons ATGGCCATGGCCGCCTCCAGATCGCTCtgggcctcccgcgccgcctcctACCTCAAGATCTCCGCCTTCCCCAGGGCCTTCTCCACCG TGCTGAAGGATCTGAAGTATGCTGAAACCCATGAATGGGTGAAGGTTGATGGTGATTCCGCAACCGTTGGGATTACAGACCATGCCCAG GACCATTTGGGTGATGTTGTGTATGTGGAGCTGCCAGAAGTTGGCGCCTCTGTATCCCAGGGAACGAACTTTGGTGCTGTTGAAAGTGTGAAGGCAACCAGTGACATCAACTCGCCGGTGTCTGGAGAGGTCATTGCAGTGAATGATGAACTACTAGAGAAACCAGCATTG GTCAATGGAGATCCATATGAGGGCGGCTGGATCATCAAGGTCAAGGTCAGCGATGCAGGTGAGCTCAATTCACTGATGGATGACAAGAAGTACTCAAAATTCTGCGAGGAAGAGGacagcaagcattaa